The following are encoded together in the Microterricola viridarii genome:
- the ahcY gene encoding adenosylhomocysteinase has product MTAASSTALPFKVADLSLAEAGRHQLRLAENEMPGLMALRAEFGASQPLAGARIAGSLHMTVQTAVLIETLTALGAQVRWASCNIFSTQDEAAAAIAVGPTGTVEAPAGVPVFAWKGETLEEYWWCTERIFDWSAEAAAAGESWSGPNMILDDGGDATLLVHRGREFEQAGAVPGTTDADSAEYRVVLDTLRRSLDLSTDRWTRVSAEIKGVTEETTTGVHRLYELAASGGLLFPAINVNDSVTKSKFDNKYGIRHSLPDGLNRATDVLMGGKVAFVVGYGDVGKGAAEALRGQGARVIVSEVDPICALQAAMDGYQVAQLEDVVGDVDIFVTCTGNFNVITLEHILAMKHLAIVSNVGHFDNEIDMAALEALPGAVRVQIKPQVHEWRLPTGRSVLVLSEGRLMNLGNATGHPSFVMSNSFTNQVLAQIELWCYPEKYPVGVYVLPKHLDEKVARLHLDPLGVRLTTLSPEQAAYIGVPVDGPYKVDHYRY; this is encoded by the coding sequence ATGACTGCCGCCTCCTCCACCGCCCTGCCGTTCAAGGTCGCCGACCTCTCCCTCGCAGAGGCCGGCCGCCACCAGTTGCGCCTCGCCGAGAACGAGATGCCGGGGCTGATGGCACTGCGTGCGGAGTTCGGGGCGTCGCAGCCGCTGGCCGGTGCCCGCATCGCGGGCAGCCTGCATATGACGGTGCAGACCGCCGTGCTGATCGAGACTCTCACGGCTCTCGGCGCCCAGGTGCGTTGGGCCAGCTGCAACATCTTCTCCACCCAGGACGAGGCCGCGGCCGCGATCGCCGTCGGGCCCACCGGCACCGTCGAGGCGCCGGCCGGCGTTCCCGTCTTCGCTTGGAAGGGCGAGACGCTCGAGGAGTACTGGTGGTGCACCGAGCGCATCTTCGACTGGAGCGCTGAGGCCGCTGCCGCCGGTGAGAGCTGGTCCGGCCCGAACATGATCCTCGACGACGGCGGCGACGCCACCCTCCTCGTGCACAGGGGGCGCGAGTTCGAGCAGGCCGGCGCCGTTCCCGGCACGACGGATGCCGACAGCGCCGAGTACCGCGTCGTGCTTGACACCCTGCGCCGTTCGCTCGACCTCTCCACCGACCGCTGGACACGCGTGAGCGCGGAGATCAAGGGTGTGACGGAGGAGACCACGACGGGCGTGCACCGGCTCTACGAGCTGGCGGCGTCCGGCGGGCTGCTGTTCCCGGCGATCAACGTCAACGACTCGGTCACCAAGAGCAAGTTCGACAACAAGTACGGCATCCGGCACTCGCTGCCGGACGGCCTGAACCGTGCCACCGACGTGCTGATGGGCGGCAAGGTGGCCTTCGTCGTCGGCTACGGGGACGTCGGCAAGGGCGCAGCAGAGGCGCTGCGCGGCCAGGGAGCCCGCGTCATCGTGAGCGAGGTCGACCCGATCTGCGCGCTGCAGGCGGCCATGGACGGCTACCAGGTCGCCCAGCTGGAGGACGTCGTCGGCGACGTCGACATCTTCGTCACCTGCACCGGCAACTTCAACGTGATCACCCTCGAGCACATCCTGGCGATGAAGCACCTCGCCATCGTCTCCAACGTCGGCCACTTCGACAACGAGATCGACATGGCCGCGCTGGAGGCGCTGCCCGGCGCCGTGCGCGTGCAGATCAAGCCGCAGGTGCACGAGTGGCGCCTGCCGACCGGCCGCAGCGTGCTGGTGCTGAGCGAGGGCCGCCTGATGAACCTCGGCAACGCGACCGGCCACCCCTCCTTCGTGATGAGCAACTCCTTCACCAACCAGGTGCTGGCCCAGATCGAGCTGTGGTGCTACCCGGAGAAGTACCCCGTCGGCGTCTACGTGCTGCCGAAGCACCTCGACGAGAAGGTCGCCCGGCTGCACCTGGACCCCCTCGGCGTGCGGCTGACCACGCTCTCGCCGGAGCAGGCCGCCTACATCGGCGTTCCCGTCGATGGCCCGTACAAGGTCGACCACTACCGCTATTAG
- a CDS encoding metallopeptidase family protein has protein sequence MTRSSRSPSGRASSRAAGGSARRGIRDRHGRGLRSSVSGPYLPMLGGRIEVFEETILSTAEYLRGVWPAELANVRFEVAAAPEQALHGDHVDRWHVDQQRGRIVFFRVPIQRMSKLHHDDALHRRMMVESCVFRAVGDLLGKDPWDLAPDRFRHF, from the coding sequence ATGACCCGCTCCTCTCGTTCCCCCTCCGGCCGCGCCTCGTCCCGCGCTGCGGGCGGGTCGGCGCGCCGTGGGATCCGGGACCGGCACGGCCGGGGCCTGCGCTCCTCCGTCTCCGGCCCGTACCTGCCGATGCTGGGCGGCCGAATCGAGGTGTTCGAGGAGACGATCCTCTCCACCGCTGAGTACCTGCGCGGTGTCTGGCCCGCCGAGCTCGCCAACGTGCGTTTTGAGGTGGCAGCGGCCCCGGAGCAGGCGCTGCACGGCGACCACGTCGACCGCTGGCACGTCGACCAGCAGCGCGGCCGCATCGTGTTCTTCCGCGTGCCGATCCAGCGCATGAGCAAGCTGCACCACGACGACGCGCTGCATCGCCGGATGATGGTGGAGAGCTGCGTGTTCCGCGCCGTCGGCGACTTGCTCGGCAAGGACCCGTGGGATCTGGCCCCGGATCGCTTCCGGCACTTCTAG
- a CDS encoding DUF3499 family protein: MNRPCSKIACSENAVATLTYDYADSMAVLGPLSVTAEPHCYDLCGRHADRLSAPVGWQVVRHMSLASKPGRHVARDEEAAMLQE; encoded by the coding sequence ATGAACAGGCCCTGCTCCAAGATCGCGTGCTCCGAGAACGCCGTCGCCACCCTCACCTACGACTACGCCGACTCGATGGCGGTGCTCGGCCCGTTGAGCGTGACCGCGGAACCGCATTGTTACGACTTGTGTGGTCGGCATGCCGACCGGCTCTCTGCCCCCGTTGGCTGGCAGGTGGTGCGGCATATGAGCCTCGCCAGCAAGCCCGGCCGGCATGTGGCGCGTGACGAGGAAGCGGCGATGCTGCAAGAATGA
- a CDS encoding DUF5719 family protein, whose translation MSTSRRWALAGARVMTGLIGIAAALSTVAAAVLLPWPSQSVQPVETVVTPAAAEQQRVCPGPLLTLAADASAASAASSIGSANTVYAAGSVNALSPDAVAVSPLQIPDNVAGEAAGTPLVLSVPAQEDAASDAPLLAGAQSQTAQTETLTGFAAARCAEAGSDGWLVAGSTSTGQTSLILLSNPTAVVASVDLTVYGENGLVDAPGATGILVQPGSQRVVALAGLAPNLNSPVVHVATRGGQVVASLQQSVIRGLVPGGIDLVGTTAAPDLEQVIAGFIVPAALIDPTRSNESGIHDDGAVVRVLSLGDVPADVTLSVTADADGGNGSSTTVTLEPGVASEIPLGDLTAGSYTVRLNSDAPLVAAARSTEKSAASEDFAWFAASGTLGDHSAIAVADGPAPTLRLANPSTMAQTVTLQQPGAAPVTLSLPAGSALIRPLDAGASYTLEGESLDGVRASVSYQGSAALASFTISPPGPLAQPIGVYVR comes from the coding sequence ATGAGCACTAGCCGCCGCTGGGCGCTGGCCGGCGCCCGGGTGATGACCGGGTTGATCGGTATCGCCGCCGCCCTCTCCACGGTCGCCGCGGCCGTGCTGCTGCCCTGGCCGAGCCAGAGTGTGCAGCCCGTCGAGACCGTGGTGACCCCGGCCGCCGCCGAGCAGCAACGCGTCTGCCCGGGGCCGCTGCTGACCCTCGCCGCCGACGCCAGCGCGGCCTCCGCCGCCTCATCGATCGGGTCGGCGAACACCGTTTACGCCGCGGGCAGCGTGAACGCGCTCTCGCCGGACGCCGTTGCCGTCTCCCCGCTGCAGATCCCAGACAACGTCGCCGGCGAGGCAGCCGGCACCCCGCTGGTGCTCAGCGTTCCGGCCCAGGAGGATGCGGCCAGCGACGCCCCGCTGTTGGCCGGCGCCCAGTCCCAGACGGCGCAGACCGAGACGCTCACCGGCTTCGCAGCCGCCCGGTGCGCTGAGGCCGGCTCGGACGGCTGGCTCGTTGCCGGCTCGACCTCGACCGGCCAGACCAGCCTGATCCTGCTCAGCAACCCCACCGCCGTCGTTGCCTCGGTCGACCTGACCGTGTACGGCGAGAACGGCCTCGTCGACGCACCCGGAGCAACGGGCATCCTGGTACAGCCCGGTTCACAGCGCGTGGTCGCCCTGGCCGGTCTCGCACCCAACCTGAACTCGCCGGTCGTGCACGTGGCCACGCGCGGCGGCCAGGTCGTCGCCTCACTGCAGCAGAGCGTCATCCGCGGCCTCGTTCCGGGCGGCATCGACCTCGTCGGCACGACGGCGGCCCCCGACCTCGAGCAGGTTATCGCCGGGTTCATCGTGCCGGCCGCCCTGATCGACCCGACGCGCAGCAACGAGAGCGGCATCCATGACGACGGCGCCGTCGTGCGCGTGCTCAGCCTGGGCGACGTGCCGGCCGACGTGACGCTGAGCGTCACCGCCGACGCGGACGGCGGCAACGGCAGCTCCACCACGGTCACCCTGGAGCCGGGCGTCGCCTCTGAGATCCCGCTCGGCGATCTCACCGCGGGCAGCTACACGGTGCGGTTGAACTCCGACGCTCCGCTCGTTGCTGCCGCCCGCAGCACCGAGAAGTCGGCAGCCAGCGAGGACTTCGCCTGGTTCGCTGCCTCCGGCACGCTCGGCGACCACAGTGCCATCGCCGTGGCCGACGGCCCGGCGCCGACCCTGCGCCTGGCCAACCCGAGCACCATGGCCCAGACCGTGACGCTGCAGCAGCCGGGCGCGGCTCCCGTCACGCTCAGCCTGCCGGCCGGCTCCGCGTTGATCCGGCCGCTGGATGCCGGTGCCAGTTACACGCTGGAGGGCGAGAGCCTGGACGGCGTGCGCGCGAGCGTCAGCTACCAGGGCAGCGCGGCGCTGGCATCCTTCACCATCAGCCCGCCCGGGCCGCTGGCGCAGCCGATCGGCGTGTACGTCCGCTAG